From Prionailurus viverrinus isolate Anna chromosome B2, UM_Priviv_1.0, whole genome shotgun sequence, the proteins below share one genomic window:
- the LOC125166400 gene encoding LOW QUALITY PROTEIN: 60S ribosomal protein L29-like (The sequence of the model RefSeq protein was modified relative to this genomic sequence to represent the inferred CDS: substituted 2 bases at 2 genomic stop codons) produces the protein MAKAKNHTTHRXSXKWHRNSIKKPQSQRQESVKGVDPKFLRDTHFAKKHKKGLKKRQTNNTKATSACAEDIEAFVNPNGVKSKIPKGSSHQLNQLACIAHPKLRKPACTHIAKGPRLCQPKDKSKAKCKVQTKAHVAAATPALAPKGFQVPTRAPVQRSLLVDVRTDGLQ, from the exons ATGGCCAAAGCCAAGAACCACACCACACACCGCTGATCATGAAAATGGCACAGAAACAGCATCAAGAAACCCCAATCACAAAGACAGGAATCTGTTAAGGGGGTGGACCCCAAGTTCTTGAGGGATACACACTTTGCCAAGAAGCACAAGAAGGGCCTGAAGAAGAGGCAGACCAACAACACCAAAGCCACGAGTGCATGTGCCGAGGATATAGAAGCCTTTGTCAATCCCAATGGGGTTAAGTCCAAGATCCCAAAAGGCAGCAGCCACCAGCTCAATCAACTTGCTTGCATTGCTCACCCCAAGCTCAGGAAACCTGCTTGTACCCACATTGCCAAGGGTCCCAGGCTCTGTCAGCCAAAGGACAAGAGCAAG GCCAAGTGCAAGGTTCAAACTAAAGCCCACGTTGCAGCTGCCACTCCAGCCCTGGCTCCTAAAGGTTTCCAGGTTCCCACAAGGGCTCCAGTCCAGAGGTCTCTGTTAGTTGATGTGAGGACAGATGGACTGCAGTGA